The following proteins are co-located in the Methanocaldococcus sp. genome:
- a CDS encoding TRAM domain-containing protein, producing MFNNKGRKNFKNNRTNEIRKNIPVKKGETYTVTIEDMGKGGDGIARVDGFVVFVPKTQKGDTVTIKVTSVKSKFAFAEKI from the coding sequence ATGTTTAATAATAAAGGTAGAAAAAATTTTAAAAATAATAGAACTAATGAAATTAGAAAGAATATTCCTGTCAAAAAAGGAGAAACTTACACTGTTACTATTGAAGATATGGGTAAAGGTGGAGATGGTATAGCAAGAGTTGACGGATTTGTTGTATTTGTTCCTAAGACTCAAAAAGGAGACACTGTAACTATAAAAGTTACATCAGTAAAAAGTAAGTTTGCATTTGCTGAGAAAATTTAA
- the recJ gene encoding single-stranded-DNA-specific exonuclease RecJ → MKDWVELKKGTKVLEQNKNNKILIITHIDTDGLTSRVILQKLSERLQLDADFMFLKQITLETIESIPFKDYELIIFADVGSGQLKMITEKIEEINYKKNIIILDHHQPEEVKIPKNIIHINPITIGKCGGEICGAGVSYLFAKTINNNWIDLAKYAVLGAVGDIQNIEGKLTGLNKIILADAIFAGDIKKYMDLQFYGRQTRPLFVSMRYWSDIRTDLLNNDSRVIKYIHYINKKYDIDIDPTTRLAEIPFKYKKIIGNELLIKCLNYVPNHWAPYVPKVIFGEVYEFKSEEFGSPLRDLEEFSTCINACSRYGDYETALNVLMGDRGKYYSKMLSNLRKHRNNLREALEHVKNEVEIVKKDKFQYFETDKIMPNIVGIVAGMSYSIEEVDWMKPIFAITEDDNGYKVSARCSRLLCFADNVNLAKAIKYASEKVDGSGGGHKFACGAYIPNNKREFIKYIEVALK, encoded by the coding sequence ATGAAAGATTGGGTTGAATTAAAGAAAGGAACTAAAGTATTAGAACAAAACAAAAACAACAAAATATTGATAATTACTCACATAGATACAGATGGACTTACATCAAGGGTTATTTTACAAAAACTATCTGAAAGATTGCAGTTAGATGCTGATTTTATGTTTTTAAAGCAAATAACATTAGAAACTATAGAAAGTATTCCATTTAAAGATTATGAGTTAATAATTTTTGCTGATGTGGGAAGTGGGCAGTTAAAAATGATTACTGAGAAAATTGAAGAGATAAACTACAAAAAAAATATTATAATATTAGACCATCACCAACCTGAAGAAGTTAAGATTCCTAAAAATATTATTCATATAAATCCAATAACTATAGGAAAGTGTGGGGGAGAAATTTGCGGGGCGGGAGTTTCATATTTATTTGCAAAAACTATTAACAACAACTGGATTGATTTGGCTAAATATGCAGTTTTAGGGGCTGTTGGAGATATACAAAACATTGAAGGTAAATTAACTGGGTTAAATAAAATTATATTGGCAGATGCTATATTTGCTGGAGATATTAAAAAATATATGGATTTACAATTTTATGGTAGGCAAACTCGTCCTCTATTTGTTTCTATGAGATATTGGAGCGATATTAGGACTGATTTATTAAATAATGACTCAAGAGTTATCAAATACATTCACTATATAAATAAAAAATATGACATAGATATAGATCCAACAACAAGATTAGCTGAAATACCTTTCAAATACAAAAAAATTATTGGAAATGAACTTTTAATTAAATGTTTAAACTATGTTCCAAATCACTGGGCTCCATATGTCCCAAAAGTTATATTTGGAGAGGTTTATGAATTTAAATCTGAAGAATTTGGCTCTCCTTTGAGAGATTTGGAAGAATTCTCAACATGCATAAATGCCTGTTCAAGATATGGTGATTATGAAACTGCCTTAAATGTCTTAATGGGAGATAGAGGAAAATATTATAGTAAAATGCTTTCAAATTTGAGAAAACATAGGAACAATTTAAGAGAGGCATTAGAACATGTAAAAAATGAAGTTGAAATAGTTAAAAAAGATAAATTTCAATACTTTGAAACTGATAAGATTATGCCAAATATTGTCGGAATAGTTGCTGGAATGAGTTATTCTATTGAAGAAGTAGATTGGATGAAGCCAATATTTGCTATAACAGAGGATGATAACGGCTATAAGGTCTCTGCAAGATGTTCAAGACTTTTATGTTTTGCAGATAATGTAAATTTAGCTAAAGCAATAAAATACGCTTCTGAAAAAGTTGACGGTAGTGGAGGAGGACATAAATTTGCTTGTGGGGCATATATTCCTAATAATAAAAGAGAATTTATAAAATATATTGAAGTTGCTTTAAAGTAA
- a CDS encoding preprotein translocase subunit SecD translates to MDIKKLLKDKRILLLIITVTISIFLIAFKGLQFGIDLSGGTVIVLKSDRPMNNQEIQLTVNIIKQRLDANGLSNVVVYPRGNDEIVVIIPKSSDTDRIIKILKHQGVLIAKIDNVTVYTGKDIKNVYPPTKIPTKSGWAYGVQFELSLDAAKRFAEIAKGKAYHKVYIYFDGKLISAPVLSPELADGRPHPQQVITLGQYPPTKKEEDEATVLYTALKSGALPVKLNVEYTYVVSPEFGKEFLKGTFIALLLAFVAVGIIVGIRYRQIKIAIPILITCISEIIIILGFASLINWKLDIPSIAGIIAAVGTGVDNQIVITDEALKGRKIKASIKRAFFIIFASAATSIAAMLPLFVLGVGMLKGFAITTIAGVLIGIFITRPAFARIIEEMFKKF, encoded by the coding sequence ATGGATATTAAAAAACTGCTAAAAGATAAAAGAATATTGCTATTAATAATAACAGTTACAATTTCAATATTTCTAATAGCATTTAAAGGTCTTCAATTTGGAATTGATTTAAGTGGAGGAACAGTTATCGTTTTAAAGTCAGATAGACCTATGAACAATCAAGAAATACAATTAACTGTAAATATTATTAAACAAAGATTAGATGCTAATGGTTTGAGTAATGTTGTAGTGTATCCAAGAGGTAATGATGAAATAGTTGTTATAATACCTAAAAGTTCAGATACTGATAGGATAATTAAAATACTTAAACATCAAGGAGTTTTAATAGCAAAAATTGATAATGTAACAGTATATACCGGAAAAGATATTAAAAATGTATATCCTCCTACTAAAATTCCTACAAAATCTGGATGGGCTTATGGTGTGCAGTTTGAATTATCTTTGGATGCAGCTAAAAGATTTGCTGAAATTGCTAAAGGAAAGGCATATCATAAAGTATATATATACTTTGATGGAAAGTTAATCTCTGCTCCAGTATTATCCCCAGAATTGGCTGATGGAAGACCACATCCTCAGCAGGTTATTACTCTTGGGCAATATCCTCCTACTAAGAAAGAAGAGGATGAGGCAACAGTTCTCTATACAGCATTAAAATCTGGTGCCTTACCTGTAAAATTAAATGTTGAATATACTTATGTAGTTTCTCCAGAATTTGGTAAAGAATTTTTAAAAGGGACCTTTATAGCATTATTATTAGCATTTGTTGCAGTTGGAATAATAGTTGGTATAAGATATAGACAGATAAAAATTGCCATTCCAATTTTAATAACATGTATCTCAGAGATAATTATAATATTAGGATTCGCATCTCTAATTAATTGGAAATTAGATATTCCATCAATTGCTGGTATTATTGCGGCTGTTGGAACAGGGGTAGATAACCAAATAGTTATAACAGATGAAGCATTAAAAGGTAGAAAAATAAAAGCAAGTATCAAGAGGGCGTTCTTTATAATATTTGCCTCGGCGGCAACATCAATAGCAGCAATGCTTCCTTTATTCGTGCTTGGAGTAGGTATGTTAAAAGGTTTTGCTATAACAACAATTGCAGGAGTTTTAATTGGAATATTTATAACAAGACCTGCGTTTGCAAGAATTATTGAAGAGATGTTTAAAAAATTTTAG
- a CDS encoding SemiSWEET transporter codes for MDNFIDISIIGYIAGTLTTFASLPQLIKSLKEKDMSNISLTFVITFTTGLFLWLVYGILRNDYPIIVFNILSLMFWIPITYLKIKDTLKKRKLS; via the coding sequence ATGGATAATTTTATAGACATTTCAATTATTGGATACATTGCTGGAACTTTAACGACCTTTGCCTCATTACCTCAACTAATAAAATCTTTGAAAGAAAAAGATATGAGTAACATCTCATTGACATTTGTGATAACATTTACTACTGGATTATTTCTTTGGTTAGTGTATGGAATATTACGAAATGATTATCCAATAATAGTATTTAACATTTTATCTTTAATGTTTTGGATTCCTATAACTTATTTAAAAATAAAGGATACTCTGAAGAAAAGAAAACTTAGTTAG
- a CDS encoding bifunctional fructose-bisphosphatase/inositol-phosphate phosphatase — protein MKWDEIGKNIAKEIESSILKYFGKKEKSYVVGKSPSGDDTEIFDKISEDIALKFLKPLNVNIVSEEIGIIDNGSEWTVVIDPVDGSFNFINGIPFFAFCFGVYKNNKPYYGLTYEFITKSFYEAYYKKGSYLNGEKIKVKEFNPNDITISYYPNNKIDINKLRDKVKRVRIFGAFGLEMCYVAKGSLDAVLDIRPKVRSVDIASSYIICKEAGALITDENGKELKFKLNATDRLNIIVANSKEMLNMILETLQK, from the coding sequence ATGAAATGGGATGAAATTGGAAAAAATATTGCTAAGGAAATTGAGAGTTCAATATTAAAGTATTTTGGGAAAAAAGAGAAATCTTATGTTGTTGGAAAATCTCCGAGTGGTGATGATACGGAAATTTTTGATAAAATAAGTGAAGATATTGCCTTAAAGTTTTTGAAACCTTTGAATGTAAATATTGTTAGTGAAGAAATTGGAATTATAGACAATGGTAGTGAATGGACTGTTGTTATAGATCCAGTTGATGGTTCATTCAATTTTATAAATGGAATTCCATTCTTTGCCTTTTGTTTTGGAGTTTATAAGAATAATAAACCTTACTATGGATTAACATATGAATTTATAACTAAAAGCTTTTATGAGGCATATTATAAAAAAGGAAGTTATTTAAATGGAGAAAAAATTAAAGTTAAAGAATTCAACCCTAACGACATAACTATAAGTTACTATCCTAACAATAAAATAGATATTAATAAATTAAGAGATAAAGTTAAAAGAGTTAGAATATTTGGAGCATTTGGTTTAGAGATGTGTTATGTGGCAAAAGGTTCCTTAGATGCTGTTTTAGATATAAGACCAAAAGTTAGATCTGTTGATATTGCCTCCTCATATATAATATGTAAGGAGGCAGGAGCATTAATAACTGACGAAAATGGAAAAGAACTTAAATTTAAATTAAATGCAACAGATAGATTAAATATTATTGTAGCAAATAGTAAGGAAATGTTAAATATGATATTGGAAACATTACAAAAATAA
- the pyk gene encoding pyruvate kinase translates to MQNCRKTKILVTMGPSLESRLNEAINLIDGVRFNMSHSTKDYCEKFLNILEKNNIAKVMDLKGIKIRVKKVRLKNKILKEGDKVVIGKNGDIELNYNIDTIEEGHFILINDGKIKLKVEKNENDKIIAVVIVGGEIKEGMGVNLPDTKIELPIIDKQDRGNIKFAVEKDFEYIALSFVRNKDDVKELKEIIEEYKGDCEVISKIETKEGLKNVKEIGKVSDGLMVARGDLGVEVPIERIPIEQKNILRIANKYGILSITATQILDSMIYNPYPTRAEVTDIANAIYDGTDCLMLSNETTIGKYPIEAIRVLNKVAEVANKHYEEFGDRVCLEVKSVDEGLAYAVYELYKKLNCKLIITPTYSGRSAKIISKLRINSKIIAPTPNLKTIRKLRLVWGVNSCLMEEFNDIESIINACKDIAKREIKSGIYIVTLGHPIGKKKTNTIKVEYI, encoded by the coding sequence TTGCAAAATTGTAGGAAAACTAAAATTTTAGTAACTATGGGTCCTTCTTTAGAAAGTAGATTAAATGAGGCAATAAATTTAATAGATGGAGTTAGATTTAATATGTCTCACTCTACAAAAGACTACTGTGAAAAGTTTTTGAATATATTGGAAAAAAATAACATTGCAAAAGTTATGGATTTGAAGGGAATAAAGATTAGAGTAAAAAAAGTTAGATTAAAAAATAAGATATTAAAAGAAGGGGATAAAGTAGTTATTGGCAAAAATGGAGATATAGAACTTAATTACAATATAGACACAATTGAAGAAGGACATTTTATTTTAATCAACGATGGAAAAATTAAATTGAAAGTAGAAAAAAATGAAAATGATAAGATAATTGCAGTTGTAATTGTTGGTGGAGAGATTAAGGAGGGTATGGGGGTAAATCTTCCAGATACAAAAATAGAATTGCCAATAATTGATAAGCAGGATAGGGGGAATATAAAATTTGCTGTAGAAAAAGATTTTGAATATATCGCCTTATCATTTGTTAGAAATAAGGATGATGTTAAGGAGTTAAAGGAAATTATAGAGGAATATAAAGGAGATTGTGAAGTAATATCAAAAATAGAAACTAAGGAAGGTTTAAAAAATGTTAAAGAGATAGGAAAAGTTAGTGATGGATTGATGGTGGCAAGAGGAGATTTAGGAGTTGAGGTTCCAATAGAAAGAATTCCAATAGAACAAAAAAACATTTTGAGAATTGCCAATAAATACGGAATTTTGTCAATAACTGCCACGCAGATATTGGATTCTATGATTTACAATCCATATCCTACGAGAGCTGAGGTTACAGACATTGCTAATGCCATATATGATGGAACTGACTGCTTAATGCTGTCTAATGAAACTACCATTGGAAAGTATCCAATAGAAGCAATAAGAGTTTTAAATAAAGTGGCTGAAGTTGCTAATAAACACTATGAAGAGTTTGGAGATAGAGTTTGCTTAGAAGTTAAAAGTGTTGATGAAGGATTAGCATACGCTGTTTATGAACTCTATAAAAAATTAAACTGTAAATTAATCATAACTCCCACATATTCTGGAAGATCTGCAAAGATTATATCAAAATTGAGGATAAATAGTAAAATAATAGCTCCAACACCAAACTTAAAAACTATAAGAAAACTAAGATTAGTTTGGGGAGTAAATAGTTGTTTAATGGAAGAATTCAACGATATAGAGAGTATAATAAATGCATGTAAGGATATTGCAAAAAGAGAAATTAAGAGTGGTATCTATATAGTTACCTTAGGACATCCAATAGGTAAGAAGAAAACAAACACTATAAAAGTTGAATATATCTAA
- a CDS encoding serine/threonine-protein kinase RIO2, protein MIKKLIEALKETQDDDFKILKIIELSMRHHEWVPLDEIVRKAKMPEKDVLYRLKRLNKFGFVVRSTYGYAVSMGGYDALAINAFVKKGILKAIGNKLGVGKEGDVYNVLLEDGREAVLKFHKHGRTCFTRGKRYRGYLADKHHISWLYVSRLTAQQEFEILNELFPTVKVPEPIEWNRHAIIMGKVVGEELKRLDLSKFMSKDEVRDLFWKIIEEIKKAYEIGYIHGDLSEFNILLDENKDFVIIDWPQAIPKYHPDAEYYLKRDIWNIIRYFKKYKIDKEDKKINVNYIYKYITGKEPIQEFDLATE, encoded by the coding sequence ATAATAAAAAAACTAATTGAAGCTCTAAAAGAGACACAAGATGATGATTTTAAAATATTAAAAATTATTGAATTATCAATGAGACATCATGAGTGGGTGCCTTTGGATGAAATAGTTAGAAAGGCAAAAATGCCTGAAAAAGATGTATTGTATAGATTAAAGAGATTAAATAAGTTTGGTTTTGTTGTTAGAAGTACTTATGGTTATGCAGTTTCAATGGGAGGTTATGATGCCTTAGCAATAAATGCATTTGTTAAAAAGGGAATTTTAAAAGCAATAGGCAACAAGTTAGGTGTAGGTAAAGAAGGAGATGTTTATAATGTATTATTAGAGGATGGAAGAGAGGCGGTTTTAAAATTTCATAAGCATGGAAGAACTTGCTTTACGAGAGGTAAAAGATATAGAGGATACTTGGCAGATAAACATCATATAAGTTGGCTTTATGTTTCAAGATTAACAGCTCAACAAGAATTTGAGATTTTAAATGAACTTTTTCCTACTGTAAAAGTTCCTGAGCCAATAGAATGGAATAGGCATGCAATTATTATGGGAAAAGTTGTTGGAGAAGAGTTAAAAAGATTAGATTTATCTAAATTTATGAGCAAAGATGAAGTTAGAGATTTATTCTGGAAGATCATTGAAGAAATTAAGAAAGCATATGAAATTGGCTATATACATGGTGATTTAAGTGAATTCAACATCTTATTAGATGAGAATAAAGATTTTGTTATTATAGATTGGCCTCAAGCGATTCCTAAATATCATCCAGATGCTGAGTATTATTTAAAAAGAGATATTTGGAATATCATAAGATACTTTAAAAAGTACAAGATTGATAAAGAAGATAAAAAAATTAATGTCAATTATATATATAAATACATAACTGGAAAAGAACCTATTCAAGAGTTTGATCTAGCAACTGAATAA